The Hylaeus volcanicus isolate JK05 unplaced genomic scaffold, UHH_iyHylVolc1.0_haploid 12197, whole genome shotgun sequence genome has a window encoding:
- the LOC128882896 gene encoding integrin-linked kinase-associated serine/threonine phosphatase 2C-like, with protein MVPDKENQETCDSNVQEKTINESTISDIPMKHCFSTTTSSTGCVGVDSGTFKLFAGAWGERGVRKYMEDTHIVCPSIYKLISVNDSNFPECFDAAVFAIFDGHGGKQTSVFCRDNLITEIGEKLMNLYSEVPVDEFFYTDRHVRKLLRKVLDGLNARIAAEMPSCKDGTTVIISFFPYRQCSTIMYIASLGDTAAYLSRVSKGVEQSIPLNEMHKPWMVNEKARIVQAGGVVESGRVNGLLEVSRSLGDLSLKKYGVTSCPSFTKLTINYTMDNFILLGCDGFWINWTAVEALTKAKELLFKESRRLITQGDKDPFPNLENICQDLVNHVLLEKKSQDNVTVILIYIKKKK; from the exons ATGGTACCTGACAAAGAGAATCAAGAAACTTGTGATTCAAATGTACAGGAAAAAACGATAAACGAGTCCACTATATCAGATATACCAATGAAACATTGTTTTTCAACAACGACCTCTTCAACAGGTTGCGTCGGCGTTGATTCAG GTACATTTAAACTGTTTGCGGGAGCTTGGGGCGAAAGAGGTGTAAGAAAATATATGGAAGATACCCACATTGTATGCCcgtcaatttataaattaatatctgtAAACGATTCAAATTTTCCTGAATGTTTTGATGCAGC AGTTTTTGCTATTTTTGACGGACATGGAGGAAAACAAACAAGTGTTTTTTGTCGAGACAATTTGATTACAGAG ATAGGTGAGAAGTTAATGAACCTTTACAGCGAGGTTCCTgtggatgaatttttttatacggaTCGTCACGTCAGAAAACTTTTAAGAAAAGTGTTGGATGGACTTAACGCACGTATTGCTGCTGAAATGCCGTCATGCAAAG ACGGAACGACCGTTatcatttccttttttccgTATCGCCAATGCAGCACGATTATGTATATTGCTTCTTTGGGAGATACAGCAGCTTATTTGAGTCGAGTATCTAAAGGCGTAGAACAAT CCATTCCTTTAAATGAGATGCATAAACCGTGGATGGTTAACGAAAAAGCACGAATTGTACAAGCTGGAGGCGTG GTGGAGTCAGGGCGAGTGAACGGCCTACTAGAAGTTAGTAGATCTCTGGGAGATTTAAG tcTGAAAAAATATGGTGTAACGTCATGTCCATCCTTCACCAAACTTACAATAAACTACACAATG GataatttcatacttttaggATGTGATGGTTTTTGGATTAATTGGACGGCTGTGGAAGCCTTAACAAAGGCTAAagagttattatttaaa GAAAGTCGGCGTTTGATAACGCAAGGAGACAAAGATCCGTTTcctaatttagaaaatatatgtcaAGACCTTGTCAATCATGtacttcttgaaaaaaaatctcaaGATAATGTTAcggttattttaatatacataaaaaaaaaaaaatag
- the LOC128882944 gene encoding uncharacterized protein LOC128882944 yields the protein MKHLQKYKLTMFLTILYFLIAKTTGQSIGMPYFYAQEGKEKCFSAEVRTGMTVGITYINYNNTGVECSVTLRDFKNKPLYIREVNLAKPQGKITYISKENGELKICVYCSHLPWHTIFMRKWTISIDTGELSTKSNNLVDHQYLKTVEDTLEALHYQVDSIRAENIYQQKQEEKYRAIYAKVNSHIILFSALEVIIMATVTLFAITNLSRYFHAQKLF from the exons ATGAAACATTTACAAAAGTATAAACTAACTAtgtttttaacaatattatactttttaatagCTAAAACTACCGGTCAAAGCATAGGCATGCCTTATTTTTACGCACAagagggaaaagaaaaatgtttcagtgCAGAAGTTCGCACCGGAATGACAGTCGGAATTACTTATATCAACTATAATAATACTG GTGTAGAGTGTTCTGTTACTTTGAgggattttaaaaataaaccttTATATATTAGAGAAGTCAACTTGGCCAAACCCCAAGGAAAAATAACATACATATCCAAGGAAAATGGGGAACTCAAAATATGTGTTTATTGTTCCCATTTACCA TGGCATACCATTTTCATGAGAAAATGGACAATCTCAATAGATACGGGAGAGTTGAGTACTAAgtcaaat AACTTAGTTGACcatcaatatttgaaaactgTAGAAGATACACTTGAGGCGTTGCATTACCAAGTTGATTCTATACGTGCGGAGAATATATATCAACAAAAACAg GAAGAAAAGTATCGCGCAATATACGCTAAAGTGAATTCCcatattatattgttttcaGCACTTGAAGTGATTATTATGGCAACAGTAACGCTTTTTGCCATTACTAATTTATCCCGCTACTTTCACGCTCAAAAACTTTTTTGA
- the LOC128882849 gene encoding histone-arginine methyltransferase CARMER-like — translation MSLENLSQPLKEYNNIIDPQQLKEQDTQECTPSITISPLDGCDYSLFPLLKKKHQGTYKFHESSPGAAPSLMLYDQSPPIGCAIWSSLINQFQVISINTTTILLVTSTCDSGDNCKSAWQQHENINTVQNIPSINTMSKDFVELSTSYTASSNCPSAVVINFISDESRQKFQSQYNKALTFSSATRSHLDASDPSTVTSYFHYYGKMSNQMNMLQDSVRTKMYYNAILLNSKCFVTKRVMDVGGGSGILSLFSAQAGASSVYIVEASSSALVASALVEANTKWGSYMKVINSTVEKLDLVKDLDGEKVDILVSEPIGTFIFNERMIESYLFARDMFLKPGGTMYPNRCRLFLAPFCDPVLYNDISNRPNFWSDQNFYGVDLRSVYQKAADELFRQPIVDYIDPNNLITTEWHCEVYDFQTLSRDSLSDMTIEYRFPIQFPCLIHGIAGWFDVHFDEGEHSVEFSTSPLSPPTHWYQIRFLFRIPIAVNPGQVVCGVLRMNANPQQSYYITAEAMIEGTNTYTSTTVIDLKDPDYRYYSSPHSLYIPTIRQQPQKNHVGEKDASYKANKETFNDNESIACTN, via the exons ATGTCTTTAGAAAATTTATCACAACCTTTGAAGGAATACAACAACATTATAGACCCTCAACAGTTAAAAGAACAGGATACACAAGAATGTACACCCAGCATAACAATATCACCTCTGGATGGATGtgattattctttatttcctttacTTAAGAAGAAACATCAAGGGACGTATAAATTTCATGAGTCATCGCCAGGAGCAGCTCCGTCTTTAATGCTTTACGATCAAAGCCCTCCTATAGGCTGCGCTATCTGGTCGTCTCTAATAAATCAA TTTCAAGTAATATCCATCAATACCACTACTATTTTGTTGGTTACTAGTACATGCGATAGTGGCGACAATTGTAAATCAGCTTGGCAACAACATGAAAACATTAACActgtacaaaatattccttccATCAATACAATGTCTAAGGATTTTGTAGAGTTATCTACTTCATATACAGCATCTTCAAACTGTCCGTCTGctgttgtaataaattttatatctgaCGAGAGTCgtcaaaaatttcaatctcaATATAACAAAGCATTGACGTTTTCAAGTGCAACTCGTTCTCATTTAGATGCCAGCGATCCTTCTACCGTTAcatcttattttcattactaCGGGAAAATGAGTAATCAAATGAATATGCTTCAAGATAGCGTTCGTACAAAAATGTACTACAAtgcaattttgttgaattcgaAATGTTTTGTAACAAAACGTGTAATGGACGTTGGTGGAGGTTCGGGTATATTATCTCTTTTTTCTGCTCAAGCCGGAGCCTCATCCGT aTATATTGTTGAAGCTTCTTCTTCTGCTCTAGTTGCTTCTGCTTTGGTGGAAGCCAACACGAAATGGGGATCGTACATGAAAGTCATTAATTCTACTGTAGAAAAACTTGATTTAGTAAAGGATTTAGACGGAGAGAAAGTTGACATTCTGGTGTCTGAACCCATTGgcactttcatttttaacgaacgaATGATTGAAAGTTATCTTTTTGCACGTGATATGTTTTTGAAACCTGGAG gTACAATGTATCCTAATCGTTGTCGTTTGTTTCTTGCACCTTTTTGTGATCCTGTACTTTACAACGATATCAGTAATCGTCCAAACTTTTGGAGtgatcaaaatttttatg gTGTCGACCTTCGAAGTGTTTATCAAAAAGCAGCCGACGAATTATTTAGGCAGCCTATTGTCG ATTATATTGATCCGAACAATCTGATAACTACTGAGTGGCACTGTGAAGTATATGACTTTCAAACACTTTCCCGCGACTCACTCTCAGAT atgACAATCGAATATCGATTTCCTATACAATTTCCATGCTTAATTCATGGTATAGCTGGTTGGTTTGATGTTCATTTCGATGAAGGAGAACACTCTGTAGAGTTTTCTACCTCACCTTTATCCCCTCCAACTCATTG GTATCAAATCCGATTCTTGTTTCGTATACCAATCGCCGTCAATCCTGGACAAGTTGTATGTGGAGTTTTGAGAATGAACGCAAATCCTCAACAGTCCTATTACATTACTGCTGAAGCTATGATTGAGGGAACAAACACATACACAAGCACTACTGTTATTGATCTTAAG GATCCGGATTATCGGTACTATTCTAGTCCACATTCACTTTATATACCCACAATACGACAGCAACCACAGAAAAATCATGTTGGAGAAAAGGATGCTTCGTACAAGGCTAACAAGGAAACTTTTAATGACAATGAATCCATTGCCTGTACGaactga
- the LOC128882862 gene encoding uncharacterized protein LOC128882862, with the protein MLTKPVTYKTTPTSTSPPADFSNMSEEDLRKFRRQKFGMEETTCSKTDEDLRKQRAERFNTIENTSEEEKKKLREKRFNFTKPTESLTIDSTDQTEILKRKERLKRFGTPLTQNSLNSNETNTKQKDWDSKILARQLRFGLLSKK; encoded by the exons ATGTTGACGAAGCCTGTGACATACAAAACGACACCTACATCAACTTCACCTCCTGCCGATTTTTCCAATAT GTCGGAGGAggatttaagaaaatttcgtCGTCAAAAATTCGGAATGGAGGAAACAACATGTTCGAAAACCGATGAAGATCTTAGAAAACAAAGAGCTGAACGTTTTAATACCATTGAAAACACaagtgaagaagaaaaaaagaaattaagggagaaacgttttaattttacgaaacCAACTGAATCATTAACAATCGATTCCACAGACCAAACCGAGATactgaaaaggaaagaacgaCTCAAACGTTTTGGCACTCCTCTTACACAA AATTCCTTAAATTCTAACGAAACGA ATACTAAACAAAAAGATTGGGACTCTAAAATTTTAGCTCGACAATTACGGTTTGGTCTTTTAtcaaaaaagtaa
- the LOC128882890 gene encoding uncharacterized protein LOC128882890, which yields MVPQTFYYTTVLLFTYSVFFEIGSEICRIRQQPIQGLKYLPTFFFSYIEQQALREVPMSIVRKNLSGEEHLYILLRATQSIATRKVALDFIIQSHRKRYKSDEKDCVSQLFYRNAVLWYHLDSYTGNNLPNFIQSLSPSFKLLPQQRKLTSYFNSVSHTYTISQQSDLQINKEKYSPMSTTQQRDIITEAGSHWNSPRIMKTAAENISARIRSQVNRVYFQKDSNSILKEECQMISTGKRYFCTPKLNTANPCAYSECLTPCLTDSSFSDNEINDNNLSIATQQLKSYEPLDPLYLSETVQTLGEELDLSNSFQSSLWNDSNISVSEKQQSETLFLDGISDFGKTKHRDRIQPEYTLPHIGVDSSSMQSALSERYSFIKPKKTYVNSTKIHEQMRHQANLYDQMLKKTIKHHSIPITANKYFFRPNYTRFKLTKLFNKFLGRASFRLRGIDSIMCNAQWRHTIAIPKCYIFGDFVDRKIERWFLSWLSFLQAQQQTKRRSTTSILLFSNFFVGLLRFYTLLSKNSNGKNVLSNASNRNYLFYFISKFFFQIFLTSILLYFQDPKYLKASFNAHAFKRYSLFMGIINSGFPLLDAYVEQVLFPEYPVTFSQILYSSITFPTLSQTSVTTNVVFCAVLLVCLYYGFCSHNATMSTHLSYNISVIYIGFLMSVFVLYISRCIMTNYRFLFCHYVLPYLLYIDALQPIGEPCTNDEIMQVVSCDY from the exons ATGGTAcctcaaacattttattatacaactGTCTTATTATTCACCTATTCTGTGTTTTTCGAAATTGGTAGCGAAATTTGTCGTATTAGGCAACAGCCTATTCAaggattgaaatatttacctacgttttttttttcttacattgaGCAACAAGCATTACGTGAGGTTCCCATGTCTATAGTGAGAAAGAATCTCTCAGGAGAAGAACACTTATACATTTTACTTCGAGCAACGCAATCCATTGCCACAAGAAAAGTCGCACTGGACTTTATCATACAATCCCATAGGAAAAGATACAAGAGCGATGAAAAAGATTGTGTGTCTCAACTATTTTATCGAAACGCCGTATTGTGGTATCATCTTGATAGTTATACGGGAAACAACTTACCAAACTTCATTCAATCACTTTCTCCTTCCTTCAAACTGTTACCTCAACAAAGGAAATTAACAAGTTATTTCAATTCGGTGtcacatacatatacaataagTCAACAAAGtgatttacaaataaataaagaaaaatacagtcCAATGTCTACTACACAGCAACGGGATATCATTACTGAAGCAGGTTCACATTGGAATAGTCCGCGTATTATGAAAACAGCTGCGGAAAACATATCCGCTAGGATTCGTTCTCAGGTCAATCGGGTTTACTTTCAAAAAGATTCAAactcaattttaaaagaagagTGCCAAATGATCTCGACCGGAAAACGTTATTTTTGCACTCCAAAGCTGAATACCGCAAATCCCTGTGCTTATTCTGAATGTCTGACACCATGTTTAACAGATTCTAGTTTTTccgataatgaaataaatgacaataatttatcgattGCTACACAACAACTTAAATCCTATGAACCATTAGACCCATTATATCTTTCAGAAACAGTACAAACGTTAGGGGAAGAATTAGATTTATCAAATAGTTTCCAAAGCAGCCTATGGAATGATTCAAATATCAGTGTCTCAGAAAAACAACAAAGTGAGACACTCTTTCTAGATGGTATCTCAGATTTTGGTAAAACGAAACACAGAGATAGAATTCAACCAGAATATACATTACCACATATCGGCGTAGACTCTTCTTCAATGCAGTCTGCATTGTCGGAACGTTATAGTTTTATAAAACCTAAAAAAACATATGtcaattcaacaaaaattcatgaacAGATGCGTCATCAAGCTAATCTATATGATCAAATGcttaaaaaaacaatcaaaCATCACTCGATCCCTATTACTgctaataaatacttttttagaCCCAATTACACAAGatttaaattaacgaaactCTTCAACAAATTTCTAGGTCGCGCATCATTTCGGCTACGTGGTATTGATAGTATTATGTGTAATGCTCAATGGCGTCATACGATTGCTATAccaaaatgttatatttttggaGACTTTGTTGACAGAAAAATAGAACGTTGGTTTCTATCTTGGTTATCGTTTTTACAg GCCCAGCAACAAACCAAACGTCGATCGACGACTtcaattcttcttttctcaaatttttttgtagGCTTGCTACGTTTCTATACTCTTTTGTCAAAAAACTCAAAT GGAAAAAATGTGCTCTCAAATGCTTCCAAccgcaattatttattttattttatttcgaaattcttttttcaaatttttttaacctcAATTTTACTATACTTTCAAGAtcccaaatatttaaaagcgTCTTTTAACGCTCATGcatttaaaagatattcttTGTTTATGGGAATCAtcaa ttcAGGTTTTCCTTTACTTGACGCCTATGTTGAACAAGTACTTTTTCCTGA GTATCCAGTAACGTTTTCTCAGATTCTCTATTCCAGTATAACATTTCCTACATTGTCACAAACCAGTGTGACTACCAACGTTGTTTTTTGCGCTGTCTTATTAGTATGCCTTTACTATGGCTTCTGTTCTCACAATGCAACCATGTCAACTCACTTATCGTATAACATCTCTGTCATATACATTGGATTTTTAATGAGCGTCTTTGTTCTATATATATCAAG GTGTATCATGACAAATTATCGCTTTCTTTTTTGCCATTACGTGCTGCCATACTTACTTTATATTGACGCCCTACAACCAATTGGTGAACCATGTACAAATGACGAGATTATGCAGGTGGTATCATGTGactattaa
- the LOC128882895 gene encoding uncharacterized protein LOC128882895, with translation MAASSGELGKRKMSGRMSKKMAWRKLASSQTTNVLPEIHDTIAKRLVQSTVANKNSKTIKKQSEPFTNTVPFFRFDAVGASSLGRITQKHLHQLSNKTLNLSQYHVAAVSKVKRSASRREKIQNLDAVKRKKLEDNYDIWTSTPVNQHVENMKSKKDLVSNTIPAVCVPLPGLSINPDPIDYRNSLLAVAAAVLEKDRKEQEAEENMYPITTELMTLLPVDLLNGLDFLQKQKIFHFLSKLSDVDPERETKVLNFISNELPKQEEQTTNQLDSNSDNGEADEGNSILAKMSKRAKSEVTRRRFRRHCREVREAKERRKQREYLNSINFTTQYIAEMEERKKQLSNRKTYNQRVQEAHDKDKQSNKTVYYKSGRYIYKDEPDDVILPSTSNETIHSLQKLRLRDIPAAALKDRMASIYRRKLTEPIHKHAATLGMRNAPRHFGSLKRRRRKIIVKIK, from the exons ATGGCAGCAAGTTCTGGAGAACTTGGCAAACGAAAAATGTCAGGTCGTATGTCTAAAAAAATGGCATGGAGAAAGCTAGCTTCCTCCCAAACGACCAATGTGTTACCAGAGATTCATGATACAATTGCTAAAAGATTAGTTCAGAGCACTGTAGCCAATAAGAATtctaaaactattaaaaaacaatcagAACCTTTCACCAACAcggttcctttttttcgatttGACGCCGTAGGTGCATCATCGCTTGGACGAATCACTCAAAAGCATTTACATCAATTAAGCAATAAGACTTTAAATCTATCGCAGTATCACGTTGCAGCTGTATCTAAAGTGAAAAGATCGGCTTCGAGAAGagagaaaatacaaaatttagatGCAGTG aaaagaaagaaacttgAAGACAATTATGATATTTGGACAAGTACACCAGTAAACCAACAtgtagaaaatatgaaatcaaaAAAGGATCTTGTTTCCAATACAATTCCTGCTGTATGTGTACCTTTACCGGGGCTATCAATTAATCCGGATCCTATAGATTATAGA AATAGTCTACTAGCAGTGGCAGCTGCTGTTTTAGAAAAGGATAGAAAAGAGCAAGAAGCTGAAGAAAATATGTACCCAATCACTACTGAATTG atgaCCCTACTACCCGTCGATCTATTAAACGGCTTGGATTTTCTGCAGAAACAAAAA atatttcattttttatcaaaacttTCGGACGTTGATCCAGAACGAGAAACAAAGGTGTTAAACTTTATATCAAATGAATTACCAAAGCAAGAAGAGCAAACGACGAACCAGTTAGATTCAAATAGTGATAACGGAGAAGCTGATGAAGGGAATTCTATTTTAGCTAAAATGTCAAAACGTGCCAAAAGTGAAGTGACTCGAAGACGTTTTAGAAGACATTGTCGTGAAGTTCGGGAG GCGAAAGAGAGACGAAAGCAGCgagaatatttgaattccATCAACTTTACAACCCAATACATTGCCGAAAtggaggaaagaaaaaaacagttATCCAATCGAAAGACATATAATCAACGGGTACAGGAGGCACACGACAAAGACAAACAAAGTAATAAAACTGTGTATTACAAATCAGGGAGA tatatttataaagatgAACCAGATGATGTAATTCTTCCTTCAACATCAAACGAAACGATTCACAGCTTACAAAAACTTCGT TTGAGAGACATCCCCGCAGCTGCTCTTAAGGATCGTATGGCTTCGATTTATCGCCGTAAATTAACGGAACCCATACATAAACACGCGGCAACGTTGGGTATGCGTAACGCACCGCGACACTTTGgttcattaaaaagaagacgaagaaaaattattgtcaaaattaaataa